A single window of Toxotes jaculatrix isolate fToxJac2 chromosome 4, fToxJac2.pri, whole genome shotgun sequence DNA harbors:
- the LOC121181112 gene encoding polycomb group RING finger protein 2-like, translating into MDKMQPNRIKITDLNPHLTCPLCAGYLIDATTIVECLHSFCKTCIVAFLETNKFCPRCDVQVHKTCPQLSIRADKTLQDIVYKLVPGLFKDEMKRRRDFYAENRVLEPGEVVETFNIAEDEIISLSIQFYERNKNNERQRSEMEGDKSNGKRFLQCPAAMSVMHLAKFLRSKMDIPNNYRVEVLYGDEPLKDYYTLMDIAYFYEWRRTGPIPLQYLVKPTRKRRRPSQSAAQGHSDGVNTSPTSESDSQSDKVHSPAAAQPPRASTQSSPASHNPSPAIQSSNGTTVPNNTQRHTLASKQGTSARKVTVNGTSSGAGKEEARGGDKSGLPPAT; encoded by the exons ATGGATAAAATGCAGCCCAACCGGATTAAAATCACAGATCTGAATCCACACCTCACATGTCCACTGTGTGCGGGTTACTTAATTGATGCTACGACCATCGTAGAGTGCCTGCACTCCT TTTGTAAAACATGCATCGTTGCCTTCCTGGAGACAAATAAGTTCTGTCCACGATGTGACGTCCAGGTTCACAAGACGTGTCCACAGCTCAGTATCAG aGCGGACAAAACTCTACAAGATATTGTTTATAAGCTTGTTCCAGGGTTATTCAAAG ATGAGATGAAACGGAGGCGGGATTTCTATGCAGAGAATCGTGTACTGGAACCAGGGGAAGTGGTGGAGACGTTTAATATAGCGGAGGATGAAATCATCAGTCTGTCCATACAGTTCTACGAGAGGAACAA AAACAATGAGAGGCAGCGTTCGGAGATGGAAGGAGACAAG TCCAATGGTAAACGCTTCCTGCAGTGCCCAGCAGCCATGTCCGTCATGCACTTAGCAAAGTTTCTACGGAGCAAGATGGATATTCCAAACAACTATCGG GTGGAGGTGCTGTATGGGGATGAGCCCTTGAAGGACTACTACACACTAATGGATATCGCCTACTTCTACGAGTGGAGACGG ACTGGACCCATCCCCCTGCAATATCTGGTCAAACCCACCCGGAAGCGCAGGAGGCCGTCCCAGTCTGCCGCTCAGGGCCACTCTGACGGCGTCAACACCAGCCCGACATCAGAGAGCGACTCCCAGAGCGACAAAGTCCACAGTCCTGCTGCAGCCCAGCCACCCCGAGCCTCCACGCAGTCTAGCCCTGCCTCCCACAACCCCTCTCCCGCCATCCAAAGCTCCAACGGTACCACTGTGCCCAACAACACTCAGCGACACACTCTCGCCTCCAAACAGGGCACCAGCGCTCGCAAGGTGACTGTCAACGGCACGAGCTCTGGGGCCGGCAAAGAGGAGGCGAGGGGAGGCGACAAAAGCGGTTTGCCCCCGGCGACCTAA